A section of the Castanea sativa cultivar Marrone di Chiusa Pesio chromosome 12, ASM4071231v1 genome encodes:
- the LOC142621019 gene encoding putative (S)-N-methylcoclaurine 3'-hydroxylase isozyme 2: MDQAREFNFLPPFFFLLLPLLFFIFKHISSLSSKRLPLPPGPKPWPIIGNILQMGKMPHLSMTHFAQVHGPLISLRLGTQLLVVGSSPTAATEILKTHDRLLSARYVPQVTPYDDSVRDGNSLVWASGCKDKWKFLRALCRTELFSAKAIESQAILREQKVGEMVDYLGSKEGKTVHIGEIVFTTIVNTLTNLFFSKDLVDWENQEEACGLKDMIRRIMESATTPNIADFYPIFAGLDLQGLRKNAFKSVKEMYGVWEVLIKERRESQGYGVKKLDFLNVFLANGFTDDQINILVAELFTAGTDTTTSTVEWAMAELLKNKEAMKKLQEELNKEINTGSINESHISQLPYLQACVKETLRLHPPAPFLLPHKALETCEVMNYTIPKNSQVFVNVWAIGRDPTIWEDHLSFKPDRFLSSNLDFKGHDYEFLPFGAGRRICPGLPMATKQVQLILASLVHCFDWSLPNGENPTNLDMIEKFGITLQKEQPLLVIPKQKL; this comes from the exons ATGGATCAAGCAAGAGAATTCAATTTCCTaccccctttctttttccttcttcttccgCTTCTCTTTTTCATCTTCAAGCACATCAGTTCTTTATCTTCAAAAAGGCTACCTCTTCCACCAGGTCCAAAACCATGGCCTATCATAGGCAACATTCTCCAAATGGGAAAAATGCCTCACCTTTCAATGACCCACTTTGCACAAGTTCATGGCCCTCTCATTTCTCTAAGGCTTGGCACTCAACTCCTTGTTGTTGGATCTTCTCCCACAGCTGCAACTGAAATTCTCAAGACCCATGATCGTTTACTCTCAGCTCGATATGTTCCACAAGTCACTCCCTATGATGACTCTGTCCGTGATGGTAATTCGCTTGTTTGGGCCAGTGGATGCAAGGACAAATGGAAGTTTTTAAGGGCCTTATGCCGGACTGAGTTATTCTCAGCCAAAGCAATAGAGTCACAGGCCATTTTGAGAGAGCAGAAAGTAGGTGAAATGGTGGATTACTTGGGGAGCAAGGAAGGAAAGACAGTCCATATTGGAGAAATCGTCTTTACCACTATTGTCAACACATTGACCAACCTTTTTTTCTCAAAGGATTTAGTTGATTGGGAAAATCAAGAGGAGGCTTGTGGACTGAAGGATATGATTAGGAGGATTATGGAGTCGGCAACCACTCCAAATATAGCTGACTTTTATCCCATATTTGCAGGGTTGGATCTtcaaggtttaagaaaaaatgCCTTCAAGTCTGTTAAGGAAATGTATGGTGTGTGGGAAGTTCTAATcaaggaaagaagagagagccAGGGTTATGGTGTTAAaaaacttgatttcttgaaTGTTTTCCTTGCAAATGGGTTCACTGATGATCAAATCAATATATTAGTTGCT GAGTTGTTCACTGCAGGGACAGACACTACTACCTCAACGGTAGAATGGGCAATGGCTGAGTTGCTCAAGAATAAAGAAGCCATGAAGAAACTTCAGGAAGAGCTAAATAAAGAAATCAATACAGGATCAATAAACGAATCTCATATTTCCCAACTCCCATATTTACAGGCTTGTGTTAAGGAAACACTACGACTTCACCCACCTGCCCCATTCCTTCTTCCTCACAAAGCTCTTGAAACTTGTGAGGTTATGAATTACACAATCCCAAAGAATTCTCAGGTGTTTGTGAATGTTTGGGCAATTGGACGTGATCCCACAATCTGGGAAGATCATTTATCCTTTAAACCAGATAGGTTCCTAAGCTCAAATTTGGACTTCAAAGGCCATGATTATGAGTTTTTACCCTTTGGTGCAGGAAGGAGAATTTGCCCTGGCCTACCCATGGCCACTAAGCAAGTTCAATTGATTCTAGCCTCTTTGGTCCATTGCTTTGATTGGTCTCTTCCAAATGGTGAAAATCCTACAAATTTGGATATGATTGAAAAGTTTGGCATAACATTGCAGAAGGAACAACCTTTACTAGTTATCCCAAAACAGAAACTGTAA
- the LOC142619274 gene encoding DNA-directed RNA polymerases II, IV and V subunit 6A-like — MADEDYNDLDMGYEDEPPEPEIEEGAEEDPENNANEDVPGDLVEGEDKEEPEPVERPRKTSKYMTKYERARILGTRALQISMNAPVMVELEGETDPLEIAMKELRQRKVPFTIRRYLPDGSYEDWGVDELIVEDSWKRQVGGD; from the exons ATGGCCGATGAAGATTACAATGATTTGGACATGGg ATATGAGGATGAGCCGCCAGAGCCCGAGATCGAG GAAGGTGCAGAGGAGGATCCAGAGAATAATGCCAATGAAGACGTTCCTGGAGACCTTGTTGAAGGTGAGGATAAAGAAGAGCCGGAACCAGTTGAACGTCCTCGTAAGACCTCTAAATATATGACAAAATATGAGCGCGCTAGAATATTGGGTACCCGTGCTCTGCAGATCag TATGAACGCACCTGTGATGGTCGAGTTGGAGGGTGAAACTGATCCACTTGAG ATAGCAATGAAGGAGCTTCGTCAGCGGAAAGTACCATTCACCATCCGCCGCTACCTGCCAGATGGAAG TTATGAAGACTGGGGAGTTGATGAATTGATTGTGGAAGACTCATGGAAGAGGCAAGTGGGGGGCGATTGA